In one window of Electrophorus electricus isolate fEleEle1 chromosome 15, fEleEle1.pri, whole genome shotgun sequence DNA:
- the mab21l1 gene encoding putative nucleotidyltransferase MAB21L1, which yields MIAAQAKLVYHLNKYYNEKCQSRKAAISKTIREVCKVVSDVLKEVEVQEPRFISSLNEMDNRFEGLEVISPTEFEVVLYLNQMGVFNFVDDGSLPGCAVLKLSDGRKRSMSLWVEFITASGYLSARKIRSRFQTLVAQAVDKCSYRDVVKMVADTSEVKLRIRDRYVVQITPAFKCTGIWPRSAAHWPLPHIPWPGPNRVAEVKAEGFNLLSKECYSLNGKQSSAESDAWVLQFAEAENRLLLGGCRKKCLSLLKTLRDRHLELPGQPLNNYHMKTLVSYECEKHPRESDWDENCLGDRLNGILLQLISCLQCRRCPHYFLPNLDLFQGKPHSALENAAKQTWRLAREILTNPKSLEKL from the coding sequence ATGATAGCCGCACAGGCCAAGCTCGTATACCACCTCAACAAATACTACAACGAGAAATGCCAGTCTCGGAAGGCGGCCATCTCCAAGACCATCAGGGAGGTTTGCAAGGTGGTCTCGGATGTCCTAAAAGAGGTCGAGGTGCAAGAGCCACGGTTCATCAGCTCCTTGAACGAAATGGACAACCGTTTCGAGGGTCTGGAGGTCATCTCCCCCACCGAATTCGAGGTGGTCCTCTATCTCAACCAGATGGGGGTCTTCAACTTCGTGGACGACGGCTCTCTGCCCGGCTGCGCCGTGCTAAAGCTAAGCGACGGCCGCAAAAGAAGCATGTCCCTCTGGGTCGAGTTCATCACGGCGTCGGGATACTTGTCAGCGCGCAAAATACGCTCCAGGTTCCAGACGCTGGTGGCGCAGGCGGTGGATAAATGCAGTTACAGAGACGTGGTTAAGATGGTCGCGGACACGAGCGAGGTGAAGTTGCGCATCAGGGACAGATACGTGGTTCAGATCACTCCGGCTTTCAAATGCACTGGTATATGGCCCCGGAGCGCAGCACACTGGCCCCTGCCCCACATTCCGTGGCCGGGCCCCAACAGGGTAGCAGAAGTCAAAGCGGAGGGCTTCAATCTACTGTCGAAGGAATGCTACTCGTTAAACGGGAAACAGAGCTCGGCGGAGAGCGATGCCTGGGTGTTGCAGTTCGCGGAAGCTGAGAACCGACTGCTGTTGGGAGGTTGCAGGAAGAAATGTCTGTCCCTGCTCAAGACGTTACGCGACCGTCACCTTGAACTACCAGGACAGCCTCTGAATAATTACCACATGAAAACTCTGGTGTCGTACGAGTGCGAAAAACATCCGAGAGAGTCGGACTGGGACGAAAACTGCCTTGGGGACCGCCTGAACGGAATTTTATTGCAGCTCATTTCGTGTTTGCAGTGCAGGAGGTGTCCTCACTACTTCCTACCGAACCTAGACCTTTTCCAAGGGAAGCCCCATTCCGCTCTCGAGAACGCAGCCAAGCAGACTTGGCGACTGGCGAGAGAGATTCTGACCAACCCTAAAAGCCTGGAGAAGCTTTGA